ATATTCACCACGTAAAATTTTAGGTTCTAGATTATTTGTTGTCAGAAATGTTCGGTAATCGGCTTCTGAATGTGACATATCTAATAATAAGATATCATTTTCACGAAATTCAGTTGAACCATTTACTGGTATCAATACTTTATGGAATTTACGCCAACGTTCAATACCGATAACATTAACACCATGTTCTGTACGCAAGTGTAAACCATCAATAGTTCGTCCTACAAAAGGCGAGCCGGCCAGTATTTGTGCGCGGTGAGCACGACCAATTAATTTATAGTCTCGAATTAAATCGGTTATTTTTCGTCTTTGTGGTTGAATATTAGTTGGTGTAACTTGTTCTGCAGTAAGCAACCAATTGCGTGTTAATATACAATAAATAACGCCAACAATTAAAACACCAATACCAATTGGCGTAATTGAGAAAAATCCAAACTCTTCAAGTGTAGCACGACTTAGCTCACTATTTACTACTAGATTGGGAGCAGTGGCAACCAATGTCATCATGCCACTAATTAATGCTGCAATACAAAGAGGCATCATTAGTTTTTTAACATGAATACCTGTATGATTAGCAATACTAATAGCAACAGGAATAAAAATAGCAACAACGCCTGTTGAGCTCATTACTGAGCCAAGTAGAGCAACGCCTAACATGATACAAGTGATAATACGAATATCATTTTGGCCAGCTATTTTCAGAATATATTCGCTCATCTTGTATGAAATACCGGTTCTTACTAGACTTTCACCAATAACAAAAAGTAATGCAATTAAGATAATATTGGGGTCACTAAATCCAGAAAGTGCTTCAGCAGGTGTTAACACCCCCGTCATGGTGATTGCCGTAATTGTAAGTAGTGCAATTATGTCCATTCTTAACTTGCTAAGTGAAAATAAGATAATGGCAATAAATAGCAATATGCAAACAATGATGAGAGGGTAATATTGGGTTAAATAATCAGGCAAAAAAGCAGTAGTATATGACATTAAGCCATGCTCAGATGACAAGTTTTTCACAAAAATAACTCAATGAAGTAGGTTTTATTTTATACATAATACCTTGATTTATTGTAATAGGGAATATTTTCTATCGCTGTTTATTTAACAATAATTGATCATTTATTACATATTTAACATTTTTACTATTTTTTCATAACTCATTCGCTTTAACAAAACTCAGGTGTAATTTACTGAAATTAACTTATTCAACCGATAACCCTTGTTTAGGAGAGAATATGTCATCAAAGAAAACAGTTGCACAAATTGTAGTTGATATTTTAGGTGAAGCAGGTGTTAAACATTGTTATGGTATTGTAGGCGACACATTAAATCAAATTACCTCAGCTATTAAAAAAAGTGATATTGAGTGGGTTCATGTACGCCATGAAGAAGTTGGAGCCTTTGCTGCTGGAGCAGAAGCTTATCTTACCGATCAAATTACAGCTTGTGCTGGTTCTTGTGGACCCGGTAGTTTACATTTTATTAATGGTATTTATGAAGCACAAAGAAATAGAGTACCCGTTATTTTATTAGCTAGTCAGTTAATAACTTCGCAACAAGGAAACGATTTTCCACAAGAAGTTGATTTTGAATCAGTATATAAAAATTGTTCTGTATTTTGTCGGGAAATTAGTGATGCTACTCAAGTAAGAGAAATCACTACCGCGGCTATTCAAGCAGCTATTAATCAACGCGGTGTTGCTGTGTTGGTGATTCCTTATAATATTAGTTTAGAAAAAGTAGAAGATAATTGTGGCCACAAGATTTATCATCCTAAACCAATAATACGACCATCAGATAAAGAATTGGCTGAAATTGCAGATATTATAAATAAAAATCAAAAAGTGACCATCTTTGCTGGTCAAGGCGTATATGATGCTCATAGTGAGCTTATTGCATTTGCCGAAAAAATCAAATCTCCTATTGTACATACCTCTAGAGGTAAAGATTTTGTTGAATATGATAATCCATATAATGTCGGTATGACTGGGATGTTTGGTGTTAAATCAGGAACTATGGCAATTAAAGAGTGTGAAGTTCTTATTCTGCTTGGTACTGATTTTGCATGGTCTCAATTTTATCCAAATAATGCCACAATTATTCAAATTGATATCGATGCAACTCACTTAGGACGACGTCATCGAGTAAATGTTGGTGTTGTTGGTAGCAGTAAACCAACTTTAGCTGCTTTGTTACCTTTAGTTAACGAAAAGCATGATACTAAGTTTTTAGAAACATGCCGAACATTGTATAGTAGTGCTATGAGTAAATTGAATAAAAAAGCATTACCCTCCAAATCTACTATCCATCCTCAGTATTTAACTGAATTAATTGATAAATATGCAACTGACGATGCCGTGCTTTGTGCTGATGTTGGTTCGGCTATGGTTTGGGCTTGTCGACATTTTAATACTAATGGTAAAAGACGAACTGTAATTAGTTTAAAACATGGCACCATGGCCAATGCCATGCCACAAGCTTTAGGTGTTCAAAAAGCGTTTCCTAATCGTCAAGTGATCACTTTATCAGGTGATGGTGGTATTAGTATGTTATTGGGCGATTTATTAACGACAATCCAAGAAAAATTACCGATAAAGATAATTGTACTTAATAATAGTTCACTTAATTTTGTAGAATTAGAACAAAAAGTAGAGGGCTTGGTTAATCACTATACTGATTTACAGAATCCAAATTTTGCCAAAGTAGCTGAATCGATGGGATTATTTTCAATAAGAGTTGATGATTCAGATTTACTTGAAGCTGCAATGCAATCATTTTTAACTCATAGCGGTCCAGCGCTTTTGGACGTTAAAACTAGTACGGATGAACTTGTTATGCCACCTGAAATAAAGGCTTCGCAAGTCATGGGGATGGCTCTTTATAGTATGAAAGCTTCTTTGAGAGGGAAAATAGGTGATGTAATGAATTTATTGGTTGATAACTTTATTAAAAAATAATTTATAAAGCTATTATTAATGATTTTTGTCAAAAAGTTTCAGATTAAGGGTACGTTTCAGTATATTTTTACTTATTTCTGCCGCATATTGCGGCAGAAATATTAATTTAGAAACTTATAGCACCTTCTTCAGCAGAAGTTAAATTTTCCCGAATAATAGTAAATAGTTCTCGTCCATAACCAATATGTGAACTCGTTAAATCAAAGCGATGAGGTTGGCGCTTAGCTAGTTCTGTCTCGTCTACTAATAACGTTATTTCACCAGTCTGTCCGTTAACTCGTATCATATCTCCATTTTTTATTTTACTTAATAAGCCACCATCATAGGCTTCTGGTGTTACATGTATCGCTGCCGGTACTTTACCTGACGCCCCTAATAATCTACCATCGATTAACAAGGCAACTTTATATCCTCGATCTAGCAAAACTCCCAATGGTGTTATCAATTTATGCAGTTCAGGCATACCGATTGCTTTAGGACCTTGATAACGAACTACTACTACACAATCTTTATCTAACTTGCCGGCTTTATATTCATCATCTAGGTCATATTGACTATTAAAGACAACGGTAGGAGCTTCAATGATCTGATGTTCTGGAGCGATAGCTGAAGTTTTCATTACTGCTCTACCAATGTTGCCTGACATTACTTTTAATCCACCATGTGAATTAAAAGGTTTTTTTATTGATGTAATAACATTTTCATCTAATGATTGATTTGGACCTTCTCGGAAAATAAGTTTACCATTTTCTAAAATTGGCTCTTTGATATAATGGCTCAATCCTTGCCCTACAACCGTTTCAACATCTTCGTGTAATAAACCACTTTCAAGTAATTCTCTAACTAATAATGAAGTCCCACCTGCAGCTTTAGCTATTGCCACTATATGCATCGTTAAGTTAGTTGAACCACCCGTTGCAAGTAAGGCAATTAAGCCATTAACGATGACTCTTTCATCAACCATTTTTCCAATAGGCATATAATTACCTGATTGCTTAGTCAAGCGAGTAATCTGTTTAGCTGCTGCATTGGTTAATTCGAAACGTAACGTTGTTTCTGGATTGACAAATGCAGCTCCTGGCAAGTGTAATCCCATTAATTCAATCACCATTTGGTTACTGTTTGCCGTTCCATAAAAAGTACAAGTACCACTAGAATGATAAGATGCAGCCTCTGACTCTAATAAATCTTCACGCGAGGCTTTTCCTTCAAAGTAGAGTTGACGAATACGAACTTTTTCTTTGTTTGATAATCCAGATGGCATTAGCCCTGCGGGTACAAAAATTGCGGGTAGATGACCATAGGTTAAAGCTCCAACTAATAAACTAGGTACAATTTTATCGCATATGCCAAGATATAAAGCACCATCAAACATATTATGCGAAAGACCAACAGCAACTGACATAGCAATGATATCTCGGCTTATTAATGACAGCTCCATTCAAGGCTCACCTTGAATTACTCCCCCTGCCATTTGTCCAACGGCTCCAACTTCATTTAATACTTTGCGAATTTGTTCAGGGTAGAGTTCGTAAGGTTTATGTGCTGAAAGCATATCGTTGTAAGAACTAATAATACCGATATTACTTTTTAAGATATTTTTTAAATCATTCTTATCATTAATACAGCAAGCTGCAAAACCATACGCTAAATTACTATATGGCAATTTAGAGCGGGTGACTTTATTAAGCATTACATCTTCTATTTTTTTCAGATAGGCAGTGCGAGTAGCTTTAGAACGTTCAATAATTCGCTTTGTTACATTTTTGACAGTTGGATTCAAATTAACTTATTGTATAATTTTTATTTTATATTCTATTTATCGCGCTGGCATATTGTGCATATTACTTGTTGGGTATCATGCACTACCCTTTCTAATGGTTGTTCTGTATTGACGATATACACATCCTTTTCATCAGCGGTTGGTTCTTCAAGAGTATCAAATTGCGATTGCAACATCCCTGTTTTTTGATAATGTCCCTTTCGTTTTGCTAAACGATCTGCGATTACATCATAACTACCTTTTAAATAAATAAAGTGTACATTTTCGTTTTCGCCACGGATGATATCTCTATATTTTCTCTTTAAAGCTGAGCAGATGATAATAGAGATATCATTAACGTTGCTCATTGCAAATACGGCATTACTAATCAAATTAAGCCAAGGAAAACGATCTTCATCATTTAATGGTGTTCCACTACGCATTTTTAAGATATTTGCTTTAGGATGTAAAAAATCACCATCAAGAAATGCTGCATCAAGATTGTATGAAACTTGTTTGGCAACTGCGGATTTACCACTACCAGAAACACCCATTAATACAAAAACATGTTTATTATTTTTTGTCACAGTAGCTCCTTTATCAAAATATTGTTACGGGTAACATTTTTACATATTAGGTTTTTTTTTCAATTTAAAAAAATTTCTTTTGTGATCGCGATCATATTTTTTTCTCATCAACATAAATAATCGCAAGTTTAAGTTTTGATCTTTATTTTAAAAAATAGATTTCGATCACAAAAATATAAAAGTCTATTTGCTTTTTAAATCGAAAGTAAATAATCTTTCGTTATATATTTTGTTTTCGAAAGTTAAAGAAAGAAAATTTAGTATAGTTACAACAATGGAGATTAAATATGAACAAGTGTCAGCTTCTTTTCGAAGACAAGCTCAAATTTGACAATGAGCAAGAAGCATTAATTTATATTAGTGAGCATTTACAACAAAAAAATATTGTAAAAAAAAGCCATCTAAAAGCATTAATTGAAAGAGAAGCTTTATTTCCTACAGGTATTGCACTTAATGGTTATGCAGTAGCAATTCCACATTGTGAAGCTGAACATGCTAATACGCCTGCAATTTTTATTATTCGCACTCAAAGTCCAGTCGCTTTTAATCGAGCTGATGATGACGGTACAGTTGATGTTTCACTTATTATTTCATTAGTTGTAACTTCCCCCGAAGCTCAACTTGATTTGTTGAAAGTACTTTTTTCAAATTTACAGAATAAAGAATTCTATCACTTCTTATTAAAAGCGCCAGAAGATGAAATTACAGAGCATTTTAGTAAAGTGATATTTAATTAAAAAGTTAATCAGGAGGCATTATGAAAAAGAAGATTATTGTTGCATGTGGTGGTGCAGTTGCAACATCAACTTTAGCTGCAGAAGAGATAAAAGATTTATGTAAAGAAAATAATATCGAATTAGATCTTATTCAATGTCGGATTAATGAAATTAACTCCTTTATTGATGATGTCGATTTAATTTGTACTACAGCAAGAATGGATCAGACTTTTGGTGATATTCCTATTGTACATGGCATGCCTTTTGTTTCAGGTGTTGGGATAGATCAGCTAAAAGATAAAATATTATCTATATTGAAAGGATAAATCTATGTTTACTGAAATTATGCAGTACATTTTGGATCTTGGTCCATCCGTAATGTTGCCCATTGTCATTATTATATTTTCATTAGCATTAAGAATGAAAGTGGGTGATGCTTTAAAAGCAGGTATTCATATTGGTATAGGATTTGTTGGTATTGGTTTAGTTGTTGGTTTACTAACAAGCTCAGTTGGTCCAGCTGCTCAAGCTATGGCCGAAAGATTTGATATCAGTTTGAATGTTGTTGATGTGGGTTGGCCTGGCGCTGCACCAATGACTTGGGCATCACAAATAGCCTTAGTTGCAATACCTATTGCGATAGCAGTGAATATTGTTATGTTATTGGCAAAATTAACACGAGTCGTTAATGTCGATATTTGGAATATATGGCATATGACATTTTCTGGGGCACTTGTTTATATTGCAACAGGTTCTTACTGGTTAGGTATTGCAGGTGTTATTGTCCATGCCATTATTGCGTATAAATTAGGTGATTGGTTTTCTAAAGATACCAAAGAGTTTTTTGAACTTGAAGGGATTGCTGTTCCTCATGGTACGTCAGCTTATTGTGGGCCAATTGCGGTGTTTGTCGATGCTGTAATTGAAAAAATACCAGGGATTAATAAGATTAATTTTAATGCTGTTGATATGCAAAAACGGTTTGGTGCGTTTGGTGAACCAGTAACGGTTGGTTTATTTATGGGCATTCTATTAGGACTTTTAGCTGGATATGGTGTGAAAGAAACATTACAACTTGCTATTCAGACAGCTGCGGTAATGTTATTAATGCCACGTGTAATTAAACCGATTATGGATGGCTTAACACCAATATCTAAACAAGCTCGTAAACATCTACAATCAAAATTTGGTGGACAGGATTTTCTCATCGGTTTAGATCCTGCCTTATTATTAGGACATTCAACGGTTGTCTCTGCTAGCTTAATTTTTATTCCGCTAAGTATTTTTATTGCCATTATTTTACCAGGCAATGAAGTCTTACCATTTGGTGATTTAGCTACTATTGGCTTTTTTATCGCAATGGGTGTGGCTATTCATCAAGGTAATTTGTTCAGAATCATTATTTCAGGTTCAATCATTATTGCTATCACGCTTTGGATTGCTACACAAATGGTTCCTCTGACAACTCAGCTTGCAATCAATGCTGGTACTATCACTGATGGTAGTAGTATTAGTGTAGGAGCGATGGATCAAGGTGGCTCACCAATTACCTATATTATGGTTCAGCTCGTGAATTTAAAACAACCTATTGGCTTTGCGTTTATTGGATTGTTTTACCTTTTCTGCCTATTTTTAACATGGAAGCGA
The sequence above is drawn from the Gilliamella apicola genome and encodes:
- a CDS encoding SLC13 family permease, encoding MSYTTAFLPDYLTQYYPLIIVCILLFIAIILFSLSKLRMDIIALLTITAITMTGVLTPAEALSGFSDPNIILIALLFVIGESLVRTGISYKMSEYILKIAGQNDIRIITCIMLGVALLGSVMSSTGVVAIFIPVAISIANHTGIHVKKLMMPLCIAALISGMMTLVATAPNLVVNSELSRATLEEFGFFSITPIGIGVLIVGVIYCILTRNWLLTAEQVTPTNIQPQRRKITDLIRDYKLIGRAHRAQILAGSPFVGRTIDGLHLRTEHGVNVIGIERWRKFHKVLIPVNGSTEFRENDILLLDMSHSEADYRTFLTTNNLEPKILRGEYFSEQVKEVGMAEVALLPESTLCGKTLNEIDFRGKYFLTVIGIWRNHAPVETNNLFQERLEMSDTLLVCGNWGSIQKLQTRTNDFVVLDYPADIDDIAPASSQAPAALINLAIMIILMVTGVVPNVVAALIACLLMGATRCIDMANAYKSIHWPTLILIIGMMPFAVALNKTGGISLISEWLEIHLLSFGPYMVLTFIFLLCSTVGLFISNTATAILIAPIAIDLAVKFNYSPYPFAMTVAIATSASFITPVSSPVKTMVVAPGGYSFSDFVKVGVPLTFLVMVVDIALVPIFFPF
- a CDS encoding thiamine pyrophosphate-dependent enzyme, with amino-acid sequence MSSKKTVAQIVVDILGEAGVKHCYGIVGDTLNQITSAIKKSDIEWVHVRHEEVGAFAAGAEAYLTDQITACAGSCGPGSLHFINGIYEAQRNRVPVILLASQLITSQQGNDFPQEVDFESVYKNCSVFCREISDATQVREITTAAIQAAINQRGVAVLVIPYNISLEKVEDNCGHKIYHPKPIIRPSDKELAEIADIINKNQKVTIFAGQGVYDAHSELIAFAEKIKSPIVHTSRGKDFVEYDNPYNVGMTGMFGVKSGTMAIKECEVLILLGTDFAWSQFYPNNATIIQIDIDATHLGRRHRVNVGVVGSSKPTLAALLPLVNEKHDTKFLETCRTLYSSAMSKLNKKALPSKSTIHPQYLTELIDKYATDDAVLCADVGSAMVWACRHFNTNGKRRTVISLKHGTMANAMPQALGVQKAFPNRQVITLSGDGGISMLLGDLLTTIQEKLPIKIIVLNNSSLNFVELEQKVEGLVNHYTDLQNPNFAKVAESMGLFSIRVDDSDLLEAAMQSFLTHSGPALLDVKTSTDELVMPPEIKASQVMGMALYSMKASLRGKIGDVMNLLVDNFIKK
- a CDS encoding gluconokinase, GntK/IdnK-type; this translates as MGVSGSGKSAVAKQVSYNLDAAFLDGDFLHPKANILKMRSGTPLNDEDRFPWLNLISNAVFAMSNVNDISIIICSALKRKYRDIIRGENENVHFIYLKGSYDVIADRLAKRKGHYQKTGMLQSQFDTLEEPTADEKDVYIVNTEQPLERVVHDTQQVICTICQRDK
- the gatA gene encoding PTS galactitol transporter subunit IIA — translated: MNKCQLLFEDKLKFDNEQEALIYISEHLQQKNIVKKSHLKALIEREALFPTGIALNGYAVAIPHCEAEHANTPAIFIIRTQSPVAFNRADDDGTVDVSLIISLVVTSPEAQLDLLKVLFSNLQNKEFYHFLLKAPEDEITEHFSKVIFN
- the gatB gene encoding PTS galactitol transporter subunit IIB; translation: MKKKIIVACGGAVATSTLAAEEIKDLCKENNIELDLIQCRINEINSFIDDVDLICTTARMDQTFGDIPIVHGMPFVSGVGIDQLKDKILSILKG
- a CDS encoding PTS galactitol transporter subunit IIC, with amino-acid sequence MFTEIMQYILDLGPSVMLPIVIIIFSLALRMKVGDALKAGIHIGIGFVGIGLVVGLLTSSVGPAAQAMAERFDISLNVVDVGWPGAAPMTWASQIALVAIPIAIAVNIVMLLAKLTRVVNVDIWNIWHMTFSGALVYIATGSYWLGIAGVIVHAIIAYKLGDWFSKDTKEFFELEGIAVPHGTSAYCGPIAVFVDAVIEKIPGINKINFNAVDMQKRFGAFGEPVTVGLFMGILLGLLAGYGVKETLQLAIQTAAVMLLMPRVIKPIMDGLTPISKQARKHLQSKFGGQDFLIGLDPALLLGHSTVVSASLIFIPLSIFIAIILPGNEVLPFGDLATIGFFIAMGVAIHQGNLFRIIISGSIIIAITLWIATQMVPLTTQLAINAGTITDGSSISVGAMDQGGSPITYIMVQLVNLKQPIGFAFIGLFYLFCLFLTWKRAKKYELFLKQQQIAQSDEITK